The following coding sequences are from one Methanohalophilus halophilus window:
- a CDS encoding ATP-binding protein produces the protein MFKVAITGKGGVGKTTISGTIARLLARDGYDVLAIDADPDMNLASSLGITSPPKPLTEYREMIEERAGQTGGMFKYNPKVDDVVEKFGAVGPDNVKMLVMGTVERGGSGCMCPASAFLRALLRHVVLKDSSAVIMDMEAGIEHLGRGTTKGIDLMLIVVEPGRRSIETASRIKKLSDEIGIRHIAAVINKGNEADMSTVLEDLGVPVLGEIPFSPDFIEADLQGMSPIDLGGDALDSIKNVRDNMVDMITSFNDD, from the coding sequence ATGTTCAAAGTTGCGATTACAGGCAAAGGCGGTGTGGGAAAAACCACCATTTCAGGTACGATTGCACGTTTATTGGCCAGGGACGGGTATGATGTACTGGCAATAGATGCGGATCCGGATATGAACCTTGCATCCTCTCTGGGTATAACCTCTCCTCCTAAACCATTGACCGAATACAGAGAAATGATCGAGGAGCGTGCGGGGCAGACAGGAGGCATGTTCAAATACAACCCGAAAGTGGATGATGTAGTTGAAAAATTCGGGGCAGTGGGCCCGGATAATGTAAAAATGCTTGTCATGGGTACGGTGGAACGGGGCGGAAGTGGCTGTATGTGTCCTGCATCAGCATTTTTGCGCGCCCTGCTGCGGCATGTGGTGCTCAAGGACAGCAGTGCTGTCATAATGGATATGGAAGCTGGCATAGAACATCTGGGCAGGGGAACCACAAAAGGCATTGATTTAATGCTGATTGTTGTGGAGCCGGGCAGACGTTCCATTGAAACGGCGTCACGTATAAAGAAACTTTCTGATGAGATCGGTATCAGGCATATCGCTGCGGTTATTAATAAGGGTAATGAAGCTGACATGTCAACTGTGCTGGAGGATCTCGGTGTCCCGGTACTTGGCGAGATTCCTTTTTCCCCGGACTTTATAGAAGCCGATCTGCAGGGTATGTCACCAATTGATTTAGGTGGGGATGCATTGGATTCTATCAAAAATGTCAGGGATAATATGGTGGATATGATTACATCCTTTAATGATGATTAA